One window of Sphingobacteriales bacterium genomic DNA carries:
- a CDS encoding sterol desaturase family protein — MGEAVDYIALSIPVFFLLIGMELLVSKLKHTKLYRFNDAITNLSCGIGQQVLGIFLKTVLVLFYVFIYDHFRLTTMPNGVLTWILLFIGIDFFYYWFHRLTHEISVMWGSHVVHHQSEEYNLTVALRQGWVQSIFSTVFYLPLAFIGFNPVLFLTINAFQTLYQFWIHTRTIGKLPKWFEFIFNTPSHHRVHHGVNPIYIDRNHGGTLIIFDRMFGTFQEEQEEVVYGVTQQPNSWNPLWLNVEYWAWMWKTMLKSRTWKDRWKVLTKEPGWQPDYLGGAQHPKTVTPKTFHKYETQIPVSLSYYVLMQYFLVLTGTTLFLFSAENMPVYVQIAIAVLIIVSVINMGAIFEKKRWVWYAEMIRLASLPVLFAVLFNMLSVMWVILAVSVLLFAVSTAWLTKYRVLFQF, encoded by the coding sequence ATGGGGGAAGCTGTAGATTATATCGCCTTATCTATTCCGGTTTTTTTTCTGTTGATAGGGATGGAGTTATTGGTCAGTAAACTGAAACACACCAAACTCTACCGGTTTAATGATGCCATAACCAACCTTAGCTGCGGAATTGGCCAACAAGTTTTGGGCATATTTTTGAAAACAGTGCTGGTGTTGTTTTATGTTTTTATTTACGACCATTTTCGCCTTACCACTATGCCCAACGGCGTGCTGACCTGGATACTATTGTTTATAGGTATAGACTTTTTTTATTACTGGTTCCACAGGTTGACACACGAAATCAGTGTGATGTGGGGAAGCCATGTCGTACATCATCAAAGCGAAGAGTACAACCTGACCGTTGCTTTGCGTCAGGGTTGGGTGCAAAGCATATTTTCGACTGTTTTTTACCTCCCTTTGGCTTTTATTGGCTTCAATCCGGTTTTGTTTTTGACCATCAATGCCTTTCAGACATTGTATCAGTTTTGGATACATACCCGAACCATCGGGAAACTGCCCAAATGGTTTGAGTTTATTTTCAATACCCCTTCTCACCATCGGGTACATCATGGGGTAAATCCGATTTACATTGACCGCAATCACGGCGGCACACTTATTATCTTCGACCGGATGTTTGGCACTTTTCAGGAAGAACAAGAAGAAGTGGTCTATGGGGTAACCCAGCAACCCAATAGCTGGAATCCGCTTTGGTTAAATGTTGAATATTGGGCATGGATGTGGAAAACAATGCTTAAATCAAGAACATGGAAAGACCGCTGGAAGGTGTTGACCAAAGAGCCGGGATGGCAGCCCGACTATTTGGGTGGAGCCCAACACCCCAAAACAGTAACTCCAAAAACCTTTCATAAATACGAAACCCAGATTCCTGTAAGTCTCAGTTACTATGTGCTGATGCAATATTTTTTGGTGTTGACCGGAACCACCCTGTTTTTGTTTAGTGCCGAAAACATGCCTGTTTATGTGCAAATTGCAATAGCAGTGCTAATTATTGTCTCTGTCATCAATATGGGAGCCATTTTTGAAAAAAAACGGTGGGTTTGGTATGCTGAAATGATACGTCTGGCAAGCCTTCCTGTCCTGTTTGCGGTGTTGTTTAACATGCTTTCGGTGATGTGGGTTATTTTAGCTGTTTCAGTCTTGCTGTTTGCAGTTTCTACCGCATGGTTAACAAAATATCGGGTTTTATTTCAGTTTTAA
- the cutA gene encoding divalent cation tolerance protein CutA: MAALHIETHQPNQAQNIAKILMEEQLIDGYNFYKDVPSMRLVGGNIAMVNETILIATTNHTLYTSIEKRLRDICAGQPMPVIYTTVD, from the coding sequence ATGGCGGCATTACATATCGAAACGCATCAACCGAATCAGGCGCAAAACATTGCTAAAATATTAATGGAAGAGCAATTAATTGACGGTTATAATTTCTATAAAGATGTGCCTTCCATGCGATTGGTAGGAGGCAATATTGCTATGGTCAATGAAACGATTTTAATAGCTACCACAAACCATACACTTTACACCTCTATCGAAAAGCGGTTACGCGATATTTGCGCCGGTCAGCCTATGCCGGTTATTTATACTACAGTAGATTGA
- a CDS encoding T9SS type A sorting domain-containing protein: protein MGQPLDFCGVIEKPPLQQGQTPHFYDRFGNAYTDDDFPYPGDGSGAFKGACNSGFFQLLFTGSWTPQEEETICRVFSDLSEMMDYSTTLLPDIHLIIKKDTLPEDILGTGSPYWMSDCGIADSPILEKLYGTSTSTEYMGILTIDLDALWHTIADDDSLQTGFGIDTLHYDLYSVALHEALHILGIGSRISLNGTPVDGSFYSRWDKFLFSVPDSAFLISSGPTTECCSNYAFNTDVFNEMPDDFAFGCSLQLGFKNYTGYILAPVNVAGNIDFTDTDGLSVFLNKLSHLDTTCTALLGLSSANYVMHPGISAGEMRRVLTGAELEILCALGYHITDMTEEEVCEQPCEIFATPDTYHIYLNGLSANNPLTIPIYGENGILSNDTLSEGVTISFDLDCFNIGDLDIDINSDTITITATSLGIFQFCYTLVSCNDICKTERITIIVNHEPIEIQCSDPNCNLICYGDFEDFLTYGSNNYFFQFDPEDQINDYRFTERPNSPDIIQYNDNNVLHLFRCEAGCDWETVSLPLSNPIPPGCEVTVGFSALSVATDSSSVSGLVPTLLFTALDEYPCSSFPFMGCTTGTFNICGSISATNMTPDDCGVDLDPAIILPSGVTMQDTLNNIDFNLVPYYTFSWVNTTDEEISTLLMSAYTNLGDSVFQYHIYIDSVSVVLECDSIAIINADNLTICAGQTTTLTALGGSSYLWSNGSNAPAIIVSPDTTTTYTVTVTLTGSGNCTATGEATVTVNPLPDMPIIENLMSQYCIADTVQLSPMPSGGVLTVIDPNGNDTDINEPPYNFIVGIEGVYLIFYEVTNEWGCTTILAEVTAVEYCCPPPPDETPEVIDTYHELLCCLQETEFLIDQNSNGLTMVYDNLAYVVQSSSTWSTASNELITVFGTPTGGIININADIIIPRGIVLDLSGFTAFFGPLGRIIVEDGAVLRILSGVTLDGLLPCNVVWQGIRIVGPGYGVSRAIMIDALPNYGVLNLNSAVNSHINNAIIGAAGMFTPIIDVNDMATQIEAHQNELCSDPGSTLCQTLTPLVLQPSTNSTEAINSAGGVIITQTGVFYNCFQGLNLSWYTNTAPIGTIASRIEGTIFRCSNAGLIFPFNVLAGTATFTTEACIYGEKYSRLFIGNSNAFGTGNTFGTPKYGIRGMDINSWIIDENIFEDCTVGTSLTATSFSSSYANNVRFNKFNDCVFAIQALGGKINTISNEITGLANVPNVSFGMVISRAQLNIYNDYINETSAGIVLLNNSWVTNIVHECVFSENSIGVWLIGDNEGTQLYCNQFLDQEYPILLIDDTVNSILGMLDDQGNCNPSFPRPADNVFINSTYFDITSVIADGFTYYHRPVVELTPTIVDYGGATTINSPCSFGGNTVSCSTWREIPDYMVREMGEEREVDYVMLNKYWNYLLEEQDTISAMSLLNSVETDMATRLKIAGALEESDYTLTSALTETLSETEEESFWFKQLVQIEKDLGQSNRTYMELSSEEETLVRQIAATNTLASMDARVMLYTAFGEEIILALPQLPSIIAENIGNWNVHFKNKNIVKDPKVIVYPNPTTDILSIQYFPEKNTNYKLQIFNSQGNLQMESSLDNKKSVFTLDIGNWSSGLYYYHIKDNSNMPIVGKFTVISK from the coding sequence ATGGGGCAACCGCTTGATTTTTGCGGAGTAATTGAGAAGCCGCCGCTTCAACAAGGACAAACTCCTCATTTTTACGACCGGTTTGGTAATGCTTACACCGATGACGATTTCCCTTATCCGGGCGATGGTTCCGGTGCTTTTAAAGGTGCCTGCAACAGCGGCTTTTTTCAGTTGTTGTTTACCGGCTCTTGGACACCCCAAGAGGAAGAAACCATTTGCAGGGTTTTTTCCGATTTGTCCGAAATGATGGATTACTCCACAACTTTGCTGCCCGACATACATTTAATAATTAAAAAAGATACCCTTCCTGAAGACATTTTGGGTACCGGAAGCCCCTATTGGATGTCTGATTGCGGCATTGCCGACAGCCCTATCCTTGAAAAATTATATGGCACAAGTACCTCAACGGAATATATGGGAATACTGACTATTGATTTGGATGCCCTTTGGCATACCATAGCAGACGACGACTCGCTGCAAACAGGTTTCGGTATAGACACGCTACATTACGACCTCTATTCTGTTGCCCTGCACGAAGCATTGCATATTTTAGGTATTGGTTCGCGTATATCTCTGAACGGCACACCTGTTGATGGCTCTTTTTACAGCCGTTGGGATAAATTTTTGTTTTCGGTTCCCGATTCAGCCTTTTTAATCAGCTCCGGTCCGACCACAGAATGTTGCAGCAATTATGCCTTTAACACAGATGTTTTTAACGAAATGCCCGACGACTTTGCCTTTGGATGCTCGCTGCAATTAGGATTTAAAAACTATACCGGCTATATATTAGCACCGGTAAATGTAGCCGGCAATATAGATTTTACCGATACCGATGGACTCTCCGTTTTTCTTAACAAATTATCTCATTTAGATACAACCTGTACAGCCTTATTAGGGCTTAGTTCGGCAAATTATGTGATGCATCCCGGTATCAGTGCCGGCGAAATGAGACGCGTTTTAACGGGTGCCGAACTTGAAATTCTTTGCGCCCTTGGCTATCATATAACAGATATGACGGAAGAAGAAGTCTGTGAACAGCCCTGCGAAATATTTGCCACACCCGATACCTACCATATTTATCTGAATGGCTTATCTGCCAACAACCCCCTCACCATCCCTATTTATGGCGAAAACGGCATATTAAGCAATGACACCCTGTCCGAAGGTGTTACAATTAGTTTTGACTTGGATTGTTTTAATATTGGCGACCTTGATATAGATATTAACTCCGACACAATAACCATTACAGCAACCTCATTAGGAATTTTTCAGTTTTGTTATACCCTTGTAAGTTGTAACGACATTTGCAAAACAGAAAGAATAACCATAATAGTTAATCACGAACCCATAGAAATTCAATGTAGCGACCCAAACTGCAATTTGATATGTTACGGTGATTTTGAAGATTTTTTAACTTATGGAAGCAATAATTATTTTTTCCAGTTTGATCCTGAAGACCAGATTAACGATTATCGGTTTACAGAGAGACCAAACTCGCCGGATATAATACAATATAACGATAACAATGTGCTCCACCTGTTTCGTTGTGAAGCCGGTTGCGATTGGGAAACGGTCAGCCTGCCCTTGTCTAACCCTATCCCGCCCGGTTGTGAGGTTACGGTCGGCTTTAGTGCACTTTCTGTTGCAACTGACTCATCCTCCGTTTCAGGCTTAGTACCAACCTTGCTTTTTACGGCATTGGACGAGTACCCATGCTCTTCTTTCCCTTTTATGGGTTGCACAACGGGTACTTTTAATATATGCGGTTCTATATCTGCAACAAATATGACTCCGGACGATTGCGGGGTAGATTTGGACCCTGCCATCATATTGCCGTCAGGTGTTACCATGCAAGACACACTAAACAATATAGATTTTAATCTTGTACCTTACTACACTTTTTCATGGGTTAACACAACAGATGAAGAAATCAGTACACTTTTAATGAGTGCCTACACTAATTTAGGAGATTCTGTTTTTCAATATCATATCTATATAGACAGCGTCTCTGTTGTGTTGGAATGTGATTCAATTGCAATCATTAATGCCGATAACTTAACCATCTGCGCCGGACAAACGACTACACTAACTGCATTGGGCGGAAGTAGCTATTTATGGAGCAACGGTTCAAATGCCCCCGCCATCATCGTCAGCCCCGACACTACCACTACTTATACCGTAACGGTTACTTTAACCGGCTCCGGCAACTGTACCGCAACCGGTGAAGCTACCGTAACCGTGAACCCCTTGCCCGATATGCCTATTATAGAAAACCTAATGTCCCAGTATTGTATTGCCGATACTGTACAACTATCCCCAATGCCTTCCGGCGGTGTGCTTACTGTAATAGACCCCAACGGTAATGATACAGACATTAATGAACCACCCTACAACTTTATTGTTGGAATAGAAGGAGTTTATTTGATTTTTTATGAGGTTACCAATGAATGGGGTTGTACAACCATTTTAGCTGAAGTTACTGCGGTTGAATATTGTTGCCCGCCACCACCAGATGAAACACCTGAAGTTATAGATACTTATCACGAACTCCTATGTTGTTTGCAGGAAACCGAGTTTCTGATAGATCAAAACTCAAATGGGTTAACGATGGTTTATGACAATTTGGCTTACGTGGTACAAAGTTCAAGTACTTGGTCAACAGCTTCTAACGAACTGATAACAGTTTTCGGCACTCCGACAGGAGGCATAATAAACATCAATGCCGATATTATTATTCCAAGAGGAATAGTACTCGATCTTTCTGGATTTACCGCTTTTTTTGGACCTCTTGGTAGAATTATTGTAGAAGACGGAGCAGTTTTGCGGATTTTAAGCGGTGTAACTTTAGATGGGCTTCTTCCTTGTAATGTTGTTTGGCAAGGCATCAGAATAGTCGGACCTGGTTATGGGGTTTCTCGTGCAATAATGATAGATGCATTGCCTAATTACGGAGTATTAAACTTGAACAGTGCGGTAAATTCGCATATAAACAATGCTATTATTGGAGCTGCCGGTATGTTTACACCTATTATTGATGTAAATGATATGGCTACTCAAATCGAAGCTCATCAAAATGAGTTATGTAGCGATCCCGGCAGTACTCTATGCCAAACATTAACCCCTTTAGTATTACAACCTTCTACCAACAGTACGGAAGCAATCAATTCTGCGGGGGGGGTCATTATTACCCAAACCGGAGTATTTTATAATTGTTTTCAAGGGTTGAACCTGAGTTGGTACACCAATACTGCACCAATTGGAACAATAGCCTCAAGAATTGAAGGCACAATATTCAGATGCAGTAATGCCGGATTAATCTTCCCGTTCAATGTGCTTGCCGGTACCGCCACCTTTACCACCGAAGCCTGTATTTACGGCGAAAAATATTCCCGCTTGTTTATAGGAAACAGCAATGCTTTTGGAACAGGCAACACATTTGGAACACCTAAGTATGGCATTAGAGGAATGGACATAAACAGTTGGATTATTGATGAAAACATTTTTGAAGACTGTACAGTAGGAACGTCATTAACAGCAACTTCATTTTCAAGTTCATACGCCAACAATGTAAGATTCAATAAGTTCAATGATTGTGTTTTTGCAATCCAGGCATTAGGCGGCAAAATTAACACAATTTCTAATGAAATAACAGGTTTAGCGAATGTTCCAAATGTATCGTTTGGTATGGTTATATCTCGCGCACAACTCAATATCTACAACGACTATATCAATGAAACTTCAGCCGGCATTGTTTTGCTCAATAATTCTTGGGTAACTAATATTGTTCACGAATGTGTATTTTCTGAAAACAGTATAGGTGTTTGGCTGATTGGTGATAACGAAGGCACTCAATTGTATTGCAACCAATTTTTAGATCAGGAATATCCCATTTTACTGATAGACGATACCGTCAATAGTATTCTTGGGATGTTGGATGACCAAGGTAACTGCAACCCATCTTTCCCCCGTCCGGCAGATAATGTATTCATCAATTCTACATATTTTGATATTACTTCTGTTATTGCGGATGGGTTTACCTATTATCATCGCCCGGTAGTTGAACTTACTCCTACTATTGTTGATTATGGCGGAGCTACAACAATTAATTCACCGTGCTCTTTTGGCGGGAATACAGTTAGCTGCTCAACCTGGCGGGAAATACCGGATTATATGGTCAGAGAAATGGGTGAGGAAAGAGAGGTAGATTATGTAATGCTCAATAAATATTGGAACTACCTTTTAGAAGAACAAGATACAATTTCGGCTATGTCTTTGCTCAATTCAGTAGAAACCGATATGGCAACAAGGTTAAAAATTGCCGGCGCTTTAGAAGAAAGTGATTATACGCTAACATCGGCACTTACTGAAACCTTATCCGAAACGGAAGAAGAATCTTTCTGGTTTAAACAACTTGTTCAGATAGAAAAAGATTTGGGTCAGAGCAACCGCACCTATATGGAACTATCTTCTGAAGAAGAAACTTTAGTGCGCCAAATAGCTGCTACAAATACCCTTGCTTCGATGGATGCGAGAGTAATGCTATATACAGCATTCGGTGAAGAAATAATACTTGCCTTGCCTCAACTTCCTTCCATAATAGCCGAAAATATAGGAAACTGGAATGTACATTTTAAAAATAAAAATATTGTAAAAGACCCGAAGGTTATTGTATATCCCAATCCTACAACTGATATACTTTCTATTCAGTATTTTCCTGAAAAAAATACAAACTATAAGTTACAGATTTTTAACTCTCAGGGTAATCTACAAATGGAAAGTTCATTAGACAACAAAAAGTCTGTATTTACCTTAGATATTGGTAACTGGTCAAGCGGGCTATATTATTACCACATCAAAGACAATAGCAATATGCCTATTGTTGGTAAATTTACGGTTATCAGTAAATAG
- a CDS encoding LD-carboxypeptidase: MLPPGLKQGDKVALLSTARKITTGELGFAIDLLSGWGLDVVIGKTIGKSHHQFAGTESERLEDFQSMLDDTTIKAIFCARGGYGTTQIIDRLDFSRFSQFPKWIVGYSDITVLHNHIHTQLNIATIHATMPVNFAQNTSEALETLRQALFGNLPDYRIPANPLNRTGVASGNLIGGNLSLLYALIGTPSDILTNSKILFLEDLDEYLYHIDRMMNALKRSGKLQHLAGLIVGGFTEMRDNAIPFGETAEDIIARYSGAYSFPVTFGFPAGHISDNRALVMGMPVTLKVSDSFAEISFD, from the coding sequence ATGTTGCCTCCGGGTCTGAAACAAGGAGATAAGGTTGCCCTTCTTTCAACTGCCAGAAAAATAACAACCGGTGAACTTGGTTTTGCCATTGATTTGTTATCAGGATGGGGGCTTGATGTGGTTATCGGAAAAACTATTGGCAAATCGCATCATCAGTTTGCCGGCACAGAATCAGAACGTTTGGAAGATTTTCAATCAATGTTGGATGACACAACAATAAAAGCCATTTTTTGTGCAAGGGGAGGCTATGGCACTACTCAGATTATTGACCGGCTCGATTTTAGCAGGTTTAGCCAGTTTCCCAAATGGATAGTAGGCTATAGCGATATTACCGTGTTACATAACCATATCCATACGCAGTTGAACATTGCGACAATACATGCAACAATGCCGGTAAACTTTGCTCAAAACACCTCTGAGGCTCTCGAAACCCTTCGTCAGGCATTATTCGGAAATCTTCCTGATTACCGGATACCGGCCAACCCGTTAAACCGGACGGGTGTTGCATCGGGTAATCTGATTGGGGGAAACCTGTCTCTGCTCTATGCGCTGATTGGAACGCCTTCTGACATACTGACAAACAGTAAAATTCTGTTTCTGGAAGACTTGGACGAATACCTGTATCATATAGACCGCATGATGAATGCCTTGAAACGCAGCGGCAAACTACAACACCTCGCCGGGTTGATAGTTGGAGGGTTCACAGAAATGAGAGATAATGCCATTCCGTTTGGTGAAACCGCCGAAGATATCATTGCCCGTTACAGCGGGGCCTATTCGTTTCCGGTAACATTCGGGTTTCCTGCCGGACATATTTCTGATAACCGGGCTTTGGTGATGGGGATGCCCGTTACTTTAAAAGTTTCCGATAGTTTTGCCGAAATCTCTTTTGATTGA
- a CDS encoding DUF4397 domain-containing protein → MTLYSRIVLIAVFAVTCLMFQPGCGKSDDESPSSQVMLIHAEPELDNFSVVYNNDQLSQDLSYPAHSDYVSVPGGKEVLFSIQEPDTDSNLLVLRVKTLTAGKYYSMLMVPEPDFTIEAVIFADTIARADTGKVTLRVINASPNSGEINARIIGLATDTTLTNLEFNPAAPSEMSAFLPGLPEGGYEIFFTNSISGDEIYQINDLQFEAGGSYSIILSGYVPSGTVELPPLLAHIISHRP, encoded by the coding sequence ATGACTTTGTATTCCCGCATTGTATTGATTGCGGTTTTTGCGGTAACCTGCCTGATGTTTCAACCCGGTTGCGGCAAATCTGACGATGAATCTCCTTCTTCGCAGGTCATGTTGATACATGCTGAACCGGAATTAGACAATTTTTCGGTGGTTTACAACAATGACCAACTCTCTCAAGATCTCTCATATCCTGCACATAGCGACTATGTATCTGTACCGGGAGGCAAAGAAGTACTTTTTAGTATTCAGGAGCCGGACACAGATTCAAATCTGTTGGTGTTGAGGGTAAAAACGCTAACCGCCGGTAAATACTATTCGATGTTGATGGTGCCCGAACCAGACTTTACCATCGAAGCTGTTATCTTTGCCGATACCATAGCCCGTGCCGATACCGGAAAAGTAACCCTCAGAGTAATCAATGCCTCGCCAAACTCAGGCGAAATCAATGCCCGGATTATAGGGTTAGCGACCGATACAACCCTTACAAATCTCGAATTTAACCCCGCTGCTCCATCAGAAATGTCCGCATTTTTACCCGGTTTGCCCGAAGGGGGGTATGAGATTTTTTTTACCAATAGCATAAGTGGTGATGAGATCTATCAAATCAACGACCTTCAATTTGAAGCCGGCGGAAGCTACAGCATTATTTTGTCTGGATATGTACCTTCAGGCACAGTCGAACTACCCCCGCTTTTGGCGCACATTATTTCCCACCGGCCTTAA
- a CDS encoding alpha-glucosidase C-terminal domain-containing protein, protein MRYYWFVVLTAWVLVSASCADKGQVNTRQEEPESKNSGSESRYIPKPYVELSHPEWSKNATIYEVNIRQFTPEGTFQAFVPHLARLKEMGIDIIWLMPIHPIGEKNRKGKMGSYYSVKDYYGVNPEFGSLDEFKSLVDTIHSLGMYVIIDWVANHSAWDNPLTAEHPEWYTKSREGNFQPTPWYDWDDIIDFDYDQPGLRKYMTEALKYWVKETNIDGYRCDVAGFIPVDFWDNVREELDAIKPVFMLAEWESRDLHKKAFDMTYAWSLWDHLHQVTTGKKGLGGLVNYMANDVSSFPKGSYRMTFTDNHDKNSWEGNQFSNFGNGLKAAMVFACTVNGMPLVYGGQEAGLDKSLAFFEKDLIVWKEHPFQKMYKTLFDLKHSNEALWNGNWGGEMVKVYNDQPEKVVSFSREKNGDKVMPIINFSDKAVTVKLEAKYHTGNYTELFSNKTYELKGEDVFELAAWDYLVLTQNK, encoded by the coding sequence ATGCGGTATTATTGGTTTGTTGTTTTAACGGCATGGGTTTTGGTGTCAGCAAGTTGTGCCGATAAGGGGCAGGTTAATACGAGGCAGGAAGAACCTGAATCAAAAAATTCCGGTTCGGAAAGTCGTTATATCCCCAAGCCTTATGTCGAATTGAGTCACCCTGAGTGGAGCAAGAATGCGACCATATATGAGGTAAATATTCGTCAGTTTACACCCGAAGGCACATTTCAGGCATTTGTGCCGCACTTAGCGCGGTTGAAAGAGATGGGCATTGACATCATTTGGCTGATGCCCATTCATCCCATTGGCGAGAAAAACCGCAAGGGGAAAATGGGCAGTTATTATTCGGTGAAAGACTATTACGGGGTCAATCCCGAGTTTGGAAGCCTCGATGAGTTTAAGTCGTTGGTAGATACCATTCACAGCCTTGGAATGTATGTAATCATTGATTGGGTGGCCAACCATTCTGCCTGGGATAATCCTCTTACGGCAGAACATCCCGAATGGTACACCAAATCCCGCGAGGGCAATTTTCAACCTACCCCCTGGTATGATTGGGATGATATCATTGACTTTGACTATGATCAGCCCGGACTAAGGAAATATATGACCGAAGCATTGAAATATTGGGTTAAAGAAACCAATATTGATGGTTATCGTTGCGATGTGGCAGGATTTATTCCGGTTGACTTCTGGGATAATGTGCGGGAAGAGTTAGATGCCATAAAACCGGTTTTTATGTTGGCTGAATGGGAATCCCGCGATTTGCACAAAAAAGCCTTCGACATGACGTATGCCTGGAGTTTATGGGATCATCTTCATCAGGTTACAACCGGAAAAAAAGGGTTAGGAGGGCTGGTTAATTATATGGCAAATGATGTCAGTTCTTTTCCCAAAGGAAGTTACCGGATGACCTTTACCGACAACCACGATAAAAATTCGTGGGAGGGCAATCAGTTTTCCAATTTTGGAAATGGTCTGAAAGCCGCCATGGTTTTTGCCTGTACGGTGAATGGGATGCCTTTGGTTTACGGCGGTCAGGAAGCGGGGTTAGACAAATCGTTAGCTTTTTTTGAAAAAGACCTGATTGTTTGGAAAGAACACCCGTTTCAAAAAATGTATAAAACGCTGTTTGACTTAAAACACAGCAACGAGGCCTTGTGGAATGGCAACTGGGGAGGGGAGATGGTGAAGGTTTACAATGACCAACCTGAAAAAGTGGTATCTTTTTCACGCGAAAAAAACGGCGATAAAGTTATGCCAATTATTAATTTCAGCGATAAGGCTGTAACTGTTAAACTGGAAGCAAAATATCATACCGGCAATTATACGGAGCTTTTTTCAAACAAAACTTATGAATTGAAAGGGGAAGATGTGTTTGAGTTAGCAGCCTGGGACTATCTGGTGTTAACTCAAAACAAGTAG